A window of Solanum stenotomum isolate F172 chromosome 9, ASM1918654v1, whole genome shotgun sequence genomic DNA:
AACGACAGCATTGTCGGTCAAAGCAATTCTCTGCTTGTCTACCTTTCCATAACCTCGTTTGTAGATCAATTCTTTAATACTCTTCAAGTTGGGATAGCTGAGAAAATTAAAGAGATTCATCAATCAATAACAGATAGAGGAACTCCgaaatcaaaatcaacctcaGAAGGACACAACGCATTAGAAAACATATAGAAAGATACCCGTATGTAACATATGGCTCAACCCTATGCAGCATGTTCACAGTAGCCTTGTTAACTTTCAAGAAGACACCGTTGAAGATCTGTCATATAGCAAAGAGTCATCTCATTAGACAGACAAAAATGAGCTGGGTAAGTACTAAAAAAGAACAATAAGAGAGACCTGCATAGAGAAAAACCAAATAAATTTCCATGTACAAAAGTTTAAAAGCAATTCAATGGCAAGTTATCACATCTTCAGAAAAGATCTAAGAAAACAGTAACCGGCTATCTAAAACAAGAGCAGAGCTGTAATGAGAGGACAGAGATTGGTATGTCCTTTCGCAACACAACTTACTAAGACTTTGGAAACACCTCACTAGCAGAAATCATGAAGTAACTACAAAAAGTAAAAGATGTACAAAGTAAATGGCAGTCCAATCATGTACTATCACAGGTATAGGATTAAACTATGCAAGGTTACATGATAAGAAAGTGTAATGAATGAATCCACTAAACAATGCAAAGCCTACATGTAAGAAAATGgaatgaacgaatcaactcctCCATCCAAGTTCAATGTCAATGTTTATCGTGGCATGACAGTAACAATTGAAATTGGAAGCTGAAGTGCTACTCTAAATCTTTTGGACCAAAAACAACACCTAACTGACCATAATAATGGTGCAGTCCATATCCAAGTTGAGCAGATTGAATCACTTAAAGTTACAAAGTGGCATGGAAACTAACAGAAAGGAAATATAATCCAATAATACATAAAGTAGATCATATTCTTGTGACAGCCAAAACTTGAACCAGCATCCTCTTGCGgatttttatacatattaaaCAGGAAACATCAATAACTCACCTGTCGCAGTCTGAGAAGCTGCAGAATCTTTTTTGTCTGAGGAGGCATTGCGTTAATCCTGAAAATTCGAAATTACAGTCAATAAACAAGACTTAATTCATCAAGTCCCTGAGTTAAACAATCCAGCAACTTCTTACCCACGGATTCTGATAATGAAAAGCAACTTTGCTTCGGGGTCAACATAGAATCCTCCCTTCAATCGTGCTTCGCGCTTCAAACGGATCAGCTCCTTCTCCTAAATGCATAAACACAAACTCTTAAATGCCTCATTAACAGAGGGAAAAAATCAGCATCATTTACTGACATTGAGTTTATAAATTACCTGCTCTGAGTACTCCTTAGCATACTGTTTAGCTCTGTTATAGATAAGTTTGCGATTCTCAACACACTTTTTCTTGGCGACTGCAAGCTCTTGCTTCTTTACAAGAGCCCACTCCTCATTCCTTTTCTGCTTCTTCAATACCGACTCTGGAATTACTACACCTCCCTCACCCATATCTCTACTCTACAACACATAAATACAAGTTTAGAAACACAGTATTAACATCAAGCTTACTAGCTGAAATAAATTCAGTTAAACCAACTACTTTACACCACAAAAACAGCATGGTTAGAAAAAAGACCAGATTTTAACCACTTTCGAAATGGCAAAAGGGAATGTTACATCAAAAACAAACAGAAATTAACACAAAACCtgaacagaaaaaaaaagaagaNcccccccccccccccgcccgaAATTTCAAGGATCAAACAGTTCGTTATATtaaactggaaaaaaaaactcaaaaactgAAGCTTTTGACACAAACCCATTTCAACAAATCAAAACCTCAGGCTATTATCTAAAGCCCCAAATCAACGATTCGATCAAATGATTTAACTATATACACAAGCCCATTCCAAACAGCCTAAGCCTTACATCTTTTTCTTTAGCTCaaaaaagatgattttttttttttcaaatgctCAAAATTTGATAAACTCATAGCAAAAACATAAAGGcaattgtaaaattttgattacCCTATGGATTCCTGCGGCGGCGTCTCTTCTCTGCAGTGTTCTTCCTTCTCTGCACTAGCTGAGTTTACGTTCATTTCATTTATGTAGTAGGGTTTTGGGAAGATGTTGTAAATTTGGGCCTGTTGCATGGCCCAATTAATGAGGCCCAAATTTAGTCGCAACATCCAAAATTATCCATCTATCTAtgtcgttttaatttgtttgatgtattttttttgaaaaaattatctaaatacaCGTTTATTTTGTCATAACTTTCTACCATTTGAAAAACTTACAAAAATGTCTACTCTCATATCCTCGGATACATCATTTTATGTGATGTATCGATCGGATACATCATTTTACGCGATGTATCAAGATGTACACGATGTATCAAGACGTTGAGTGATATATTCGAAATTGAGACGCGATCTATTGGGACGTTGAGAGATGTATCTGAAATTGGGACACAATGTATCGGGACATTTTGGGATGTATTcggattccaccaaatttaagggatttttgtaatttggaaaAGAGTAGGGATGTGATGTAATTAGTTCTTAACAGTGTGATATTTGTGTAAAATTCCCTTTTTTGTGTGTTTCAAAAataatgatatttaattttacatGACATGTCAaagatattttggtacattgcACATACATTTAATTTCGTACCATTGTATTAAaaatctttttacttttttaaactcTATGTCAGGTCAAAATaggtcaaacaaattaaaacgaaagGAGTATAACATAAACATAGTGATAAAATTGAATAGCTTGACCTTtaaatgagtttaatttttaatttttgtcccTTAAATGACCAGGTCTAGTGAGGCATacgttatttaaaaattaaattcgtGTATTATAAAGggcaaaaagaaaataaagatcaACGCAAGATAGGGGTAAATGTGCAAGTGATTTCCATTATAAGGGTGACTTCATGGGTGTTTGGGATGaactaaaatgtaaaaatacgcatagaataatatttctttttaatgtaaattataaataatcataagagaTTACTTCCAATAAGACTTGTCTATATTCTAATTGTCCctttaaaaattatgttgcaACAGTTATATCATATATGCATAGTAAATTTAGTCTATTCACTTTTTTGTATTCTTAGTAATATACAATTGTAAATATAGTTGAATCACACTTCAGTATGCAACTTGTGAATTGTATATCCTATAGGTATATGCATACATGACATAACCAATTTCATAAATTTGCTaggatatttttatttagacattcaaattaaaatatgttttaattgaGAACCTTAGTTTctgataaaatattataattagacACTTTCCgtttaaattttagaaaaaattatgtgtattctCATCCGTCTATTACGTAGTTAAATTaatcatacaaatattatttcattttctttaattatatacatTCGCATCAATAAAACATAAGATTTCATGTGTTTTCCACTTGATGTTGATGCTTATACTTAAAGGAGA
This region includes:
- the LOC125876944 gene encoding 60S ribosomal protein L7-3, whose translation is MGEGGVVIPESVLKKQKRNEEWALVKKQELAVAKKKCVENRKLIYNRAKQYAKEYSEQEKELIRLKREARLKGGFYVDPEAKLLFIIRIRGINAMPPQTKKILQLLRLRQIFNGVFLKVNKATVNMLHRVEPYVTYGYPNLKSIKELIYKRGYGKVDKQRIALTDNAVVEQVLGKHGIICIEDLVHEIITVGPHFKEANNFLWPFQLKAPLGGLKKKRNHYVEGGDAGNRENFINELIRRMN